A region of the Stieleria neptunia genome:
AATCTTGACCATGTCCAAGGCCGGATCGCTGCGGACCCGCTGGCAGACTTCTTTGCCGTTGATGTCGGGCAACATCACGTCCAACACGACCAAATCCGGTCGAAATTCCTTCACGCCCATGCCGGCATCAAAGCCGTTGTTGGCCGTGCGGATGTCGAATCGCCCGTCGCGTTCAAAGCCGTCCTTCATCAATTCGACCAGATCCTGGTCGTCATCGACAATCAACAACTTCTTCTTGCCGCTCTCCAGGGCGTCTGTCGGTATCCCGTTGTCCTTCATGAACAGGTAGAGCTGTTCACGTGGAATACGTCGAAATTTGCTTCCCGGCACCCGGAAGCCCTTCAGCGAACCATTGTCAAAGCAACGAATGATCGTCTGCTGGCTGACTTTGCAGATTTTAGCCGCTTCGCCTGTCGTAAAGACCGTCTTCGTGGTCATCGCAGAAACCATCCTCCCTGCAGGACGAGCCGTTTCCCAACCTGTGCGTTTGTCGCGAGTGAAGCTTCGTGGAAGCTTCACCCTGTTCCATGTCTTTCCGTGCTAGCATTCGCCGGCACTCTTGTGCCGGTCACCAAACCAGCACGACAGGCTTCTTTTAGCAAAACCCCCACGCTTCCGCACAAGAGCATTTCATTGCCAATTTGCGTCAAAAACGTAAGTAACAGCAAACTCCGAAACCCTCAAGCTTGCCGATCTT
Encoded here:
- a CDS encoding response regulator, with protein sequence MTTKTVFTTGEAAKICKVSQQTIIRCFDNGSLKGFRVPGSKFRRIPREQLYLFMKDNGIPTDALESGKKKLLIVDDDQDLVELMKDGFERDGRFDIRTANNGFDAGMGVKEFRPDLVVLDVMLPDINGKEVCQRVRSDPALDMVKILCISGMVEHNKVDALRAAGANDFMQKPFAIDDLVLRSCDLLEMERKVPN